From Antennarius striatus isolate MH-2024 chromosome 14, ASM4005453v1, whole genome shotgun sequence, the proteins below share one genomic window:
- the ints3 gene encoding integrator complex subunit 3 isoform X1, with protein MEPAPAKAKPQGRLLVSTQLDAKDELEERLERCVGIVQSLTNGLSEREANDALTANVCKGQQQHEEVCLGLFTLVLTDASQAQRCYRDLTLVNRDGMSVILAKINQILMEKFLKLQDVPRTQLVWLVKELVKSGIIGVDGVIMTLLKQIAGGDISMKNLWLAESILDILLDQKEWVLKSGMLIAMSVYTYLRLIVDHGAPNLLPLRQKEVDFCISMLREKFMECLIIGRDLVRLLQNVARIPEMELVWKDLLHNPQVLSPQFTGVLQLLTARTSRKFLACRLTPDMETKLLFMTSRVRFGQQKRYQDWFQRQYLSTAESQSLRCDLIRYICGVVHPSNEVLSSDILPRWAIIGWLLTTCTSNVAASNAKLALFYDWLFFNPEKDSIMNIEPAILVMHHSMKPHPAITATLLDFMCRIIPHFFPPLESQVRQGVFNSLTFIMEKRVLAHLAPLFDNPKLDRELRSMLRERFPEFCSSPSPPTEVKMEEAVSLEMDNHMLDKEEGCYDNTEATFSDDEEEVNNKGKKREFRFHPIREAVVEEPADITPWLHQLDDTMKEKVQQLQKNSDTEAQCEVMQEIVDLILEEDFDSEQMSALASCLAQLFRDHFRGDVLPEEITEESLEESISKPVCLVFRNLVTMQEDNSGFSVLLDMLAEFYQKQPKIGYHLLYYLKASKAANGKMMLYESFAQATALGDLHTCLMMDMKACQEDDVRLLCYLTPSIYSEFPDETLRSGELLNMIVAVIDSTQLQELMCHVMMGTLVMFRKDSVLNILIQSLEWETFEQYSTWQLFLAHSIPLETIIPILQHLKFKEHPEALSCLLLQLRKEKPSEEMVKMVLSRPCHHDDQFTTSILRHWASKYDDTLGEHVKAQLIKNNNQPRKRQSLRSSSSKLAQLTLEQILEHMDNLRLSLSNTKNNCESHTHTHTHTHTHTHTHTHTHGSLLISRLSVFTQTPILQALQHVQASCDEAHKMRFSDLFALAEEYEDSQAKPPKSRRKAPASSPRSRKGAAPPTNNEEESASSSASEEEDSKPKAPKRKRKGSSAVGSDSD; from the exons ATGGAGCCTGCGCCGGCGAAAGCGAAGCCGCAGGGCCGGCTACTGGTGTCCACCCAGCTGGATGCTAAAgacgagctggaggag AGATTGGAGCGATGCGTTGGGATCGTCCAGTCGTTGACCAATGGGCTGTCAGAGAGAGAGGCCAACGACGCCCTCACTGCCAAC GTGTGTAAAGGTCAGCAGCAGCACGAGGAGGTGTGTCTGGGTCTGTTCACACTGGTGCTCACCGACGCCAGCCAGGCCCAGAGG tgTTACAGAGACCTGACGCTGGTCAACAGAGACGGTATGAGTGTCATTCTGGCCAAAATCAACCAGATCCTGATGGAGAAGTTCCTGAAACTGCAGGACGTCCCCAGAAcgcag CTGGTGTGGCTCGTCAAGGAGCTGGTGAAGAGCGGCATCATTGGAGTCGACGGCGTCATCATGACGCTGCTCAAACAGATCGCAG GCGGGGACATCTCCATGAAGAACCTGTGGCTGGCCGAGAGCATCCTGGACATCCTGCTGGACCAGAA GGAGTGGGTGCTGAAGAGCGGGATGCTCATCGCCATGTCCGTCTACACCTACCTGAGGCTCATCGTCGACCACGGGGCACCAAACCTGCTGCCGCTGAGGCAGAAGGAGGTGGACTTCTGCATCAGCATGCTGAGGGAGAAG TTCATGGAGTGTCTGATCATCGGCAGAGATCTGGTCCGCCTCCTGCAGAACGTCGCTCGCATCCCAGAGATGGAGCTGGTGTGGAAAGACCTGCTGCACAACCCGCAGGTGCTGAGTCCGCAGTTCACAG gtgttctCCAGCTGCTGACGGCTCGGACCTCCAGGAAGTTCCTGGCTTGCCGCCTCACGCCGGACATGGAAACCAAGCTGCTCTTCATGACCTCCAGG gtgCGTTTCGGGCAGCAGAAGCGCTACCAGGACTGGTTCCAGCGGCAGTACCTGTCCACCGCCGAGAGCCAATCGTTGCGCTGCGACCTCATCCGCTACATCTGCGGCGTGGTCCATCCGTCCAATGAGGTGCTGAGCTCCGACATACTGCCTCGCTGGGCTATCATTGGCTGGCTGCTCACCACCTGCACG TCTAACGTCGCCGCCTCCAACGCCAAGCTGGCGCTCTTCTATGATTGGCTGTTCTTCAACCCTGAGAAGGACAGCATCATGAACATAG AGCCGGCCATCCTGGTGATGCATCACTCAATGAAGCCCCACCCCGCCATCACCGCCACACTGCTGGACTTCATGTGCAGG ATCATCCCTCACTTCTTTCCTCCGCTGGAGTCACAGGTCCGTCAGGGCGTCTTCAACTCGCTCACCTTCATCATGGAGAAGAGAGTGCTGGc TCATCTGGCGCCGCTGTTCGATAACCCAAAGCTGGACCGAGAGCTCCGATCGATGCTCAGGGAGAGATTCCCAGAATTCTGCAGCTCGCCCTCCCCCCCAACtgaag TTAAAATGGAGGAGGCGGTTTCCTTGGAGATGGACAACCACATGTTGGACAAGGAGGAGGGTTGCTATGACAACACAGAAGCCACTTTCAGTGACGATGAGGAGGAAGTCAACAACAAAG GAAAGAAGAGGGAGTTCCGGTTCCATCCAATCAGAGAGGCGGTGGTGGAGGAGCCCGCTGACATCACGCCCTGGCTGCACCAATTAGACGACACCATGAAGGAGAAGgtccagcagctgcagaagaACAG TGACACAGAGGCTCAGTGTGAGGTGATGCAGGAGATCGTGGATCTGATCCTGGAG GAGGACTTCGACTCAGAACAGATGTCGGCTTTGGCTTCATGTTTGGCTCAACTGTTCAGAGATCATTTCAGAGGAGACGTCCTGCCAGAGGAGATCACCGAGGA GTCTCTGGAGGAGTCCATCTCCAAGCCGGTGTGTCTGGTGTTCAGGAACCTGGTGACGATGCAGGAGGACAACAGCGGCTTCTCCGTCCTGCTGGACATGTTAGCAGAGTTCTACCAGAAGCAGCCCAAGATCGGCTACCACCTGCTGTACTACCTGAAGGCCAG caaaGCGGCTAACGGTAAGATGATGCTGTACGAGTCGTTCGCTCAGGCCACGGCGCTCGGCGACCTGCACACCTGTCTGATGATGGACATGAAGGCGTGTCAGGAGGACGACGTCCGGCTGCTCTGCTACCTCACCCCGTCCATCTACTccgag TTCCCAGACGAGACGCTGCGGAGCGGCGAGCTGCTCAACATGATCGTCGCCGTCATCGACTCCACGCAG ctgcagGAGCTGATGTGTCACGTGATGATGGGGACTCTGGTGATGTTCAGGAAGGACTCGGTACTCAACATCCTGA TCCAGTCTCTGGAGTGGGAGACCTTCGAGCAGTACAGCACCTGGCAGCTGTTCCTGGCCCACAGCATCCCCCTGGAGACCATCATCCCCATCCTGCAGCACCTCAAGTTCAAAG AGCATCCGGAGGCCTTGTCCtgtttgctgctgcagctccgaAAAGAGAA GCCCAGCGAGGAAATGGTGAAGATGGTCCTGAGTCGGCCCTGTCACCATGACGACCAGTTCACCACCAGCATCCTGAGGCACTGGGCGTCCAAGTACGACGACACGCTGGGGGAGCACGTCAAGGCCCAGCTGATCAAGAACAACAACCAGCCCCGCAAGAGGCAGAG CCTCCGGAGCTCCAGCAGCAAACTGGCTCAGCTGACGCTGGAGCAGATCCTGGAGCACATGGACAACCTGAGACTGAGTCTGAGCAACACCAAGAACAACTGTgagtcacacactcacacacacacacacacacacacacacacacacacacacacacacacacacggatcatTACTGATCAGTCGTCTCTCAGTTTTCACCCAGACGCCGATCCTTCAGGCTCTGCAACACGTTCAGGCCAGCTGTGATGAAGCACACAAGATGAG gTTCAGCGACCTCTTCGCCCTGGCTGAGGAGTATGAGGACTCCCAGGCGAAGCCCCCAAAGTCACGCCGTAAGGCGCCGGCGTCGTCGCCTCGCTCGCGGAAAGGAGCGGCCCCGCCCACCAACAACGAGGAGGAGAGCGCCTCCAGCAGCGCGTCG gaggaggaggactcgAAGCCCAAAGCACCCAAACGGAAGAGGAAAGGCTCTTCGGCCGTCGGCTCCGACAGCGACTGA
- the ints3 gene encoding integrator complex subunit 3 isoform X2 — protein sequence MEPAPAKAKPQGRLLVSTQLDAKDELEERLERCVGIVQSLTNGLSEREANDALTANVCKGQQQHEEVCLGLFTLVLTDASQAQRCYRDLTLVNRDGMSVILAKINQILMEKFLKLQDVPRTQLVWLVKELVKSGIIGVDGVIMTLLKQIAGGDISMKNLWLAESILDILLDQKEWVLKSGMLIAMSVYTYLRLIVDHGAPNLLPLRQKEVDFCISMLREKFMECLIIGRDLVRLLQNVARIPEMELVWKDLLHNPQVLSPQFTGVLQLLTARTSRKFLACRLTPDMETKLLFMTSRVRFGQQKRYQDWFQRQYLSTAESQSLRCDLIRYICGVVHPSNEVLSSDILPRWAIIGWLLTTCTSNVAASNAKLALFYDWLFFNPEKDSIMNIEPAILVMHHSMKPHPAITATLLDFMCRIIPHFFPPLESQVRQGVFNSLTFIMEKRVLAHLAPLFDNPKLDRELRSMLRERFPEFCSSPSPPTEVKMEEAVSLEMDNHMLDKEEGCYDNTEATFSDDEEEVNNKGKKREFRFHPIREAVVEEPADITPWLHQLDDTMKEKVQQLQKNSDTEAQCEVMQEIVDLILEEDFDSEQMSALASCLAQLFRDHFRGDVLPEEITEESLEESISKPVCLVFRNLVTMQEDNSGFSVLLDMLAEFYQKQPKIGYHLLYYLKASKAANGKMMLYESFAQATALGDLHTCLMMDMKACQEDDVRLLCYLTPSIYSEFPDETLRSGELLNMIVAVIDSTQLQELMCHVMMGTLVMFRKDSVLNILIQSLEWETFEQYSTWQLFLAHSIPLETIIPILQHLKFKEHPEALSCLLLQLRKEKPSEEMVKMVLSRPCHHDDQFTTSILRHWASKYDDTLGEHVKAQLIKNNNQPRKRQSLRSSSSKLAQLTLEQILEHMDNLRLSLSNTKNNFFTQTPILQALQHVQASCDEAHKMRFSDLFALAEEYEDSQAKPPKSRRKAPASSPRSRKGAAPPTNNEEESASSSASEEEDSKPKAPKRKRKGSSAVGSDSD from the exons ATGGAGCCTGCGCCGGCGAAAGCGAAGCCGCAGGGCCGGCTACTGGTGTCCACCCAGCTGGATGCTAAAgacgagctggaggag AGATTGGAGCGATGCGTTGGGATCGTCCAGTCGTTGACCAATGGGCTGTCAGAGAGAGAGGCCAACGACGCCCTCACTGCCAAC GTGTGTAAAGGTCAGCAGCAGCACGAGGAGGTGTGTCTGGGTCTGTTCACACTGGTGCTCACCGACGCCAGCCAGGCCCAGAGG tgTTACAGAGACCTGACGCTGGTCAACAGAGACGGTATGAGTGTCATTCTGGCCAAAATCAACCAGATCCTGATGGAGAAGTTCCTGAAACTGCAGGACGTCCCCAGAAcgcag CTGGTGTGGCTCGTCAAGGAGCTGGTGAAGAGCGGCATCATTGGAGTCGACGGCGTCATCATGACGCTGCTCAAACAGATCGCAG GCGGGGACATCTCCATGAAGAACCTGTGGCTGGCCGAGAGCATCCTGGACATCCTGCTGGACCAGAA GGAGTGGGTGCTGAAGAGCGGGATGCTCATCGCCATGTCCGTCTACACCTACCTGAGGCTCATCGTCGACCACGGGGCACCAAACCTGCTGCCGCTGAGGCAGAAGGAGGTGGACTTCTGCATCAGCATGCTGAGGGAGAAG TTCATGGAGTGTCTGATCATCGGCAGAGATCTGGTCCGCCTCCTGCAGAACGTCGCTCGCATCCCAGAGATGGAGCTGGTGTGGAAAGACCTGCTGCACAACCCGCAGGTGCTGAGTCCGCAGTTCACAG gtgttctCCAGCTGCTGACGGCTCGGACCTCCAGGAAGTTCCTGGCTTGCCGCCTCACGCCGGACATGGAAACCAAGCTGCTCTTCATGACCTCCAGG gtgCGTTTCGGGCAGCAGAAGCGCTACCAGGACTGGTTCCAGCGGCAGTACCTGTCCACCGCCGAGAGCCAATCGTTGCGCTGCGACCTCATCCGCTACATCTGCGGCGTGGTCCATCCGTCCAATGAGGTGCTGAGCTCCGACATACTGCCTCGCTGGGCTATCATTGGCTGGCTGCTCACCACCTGCACG TCTAACGTCGCCGCCTCCAACGCCAAGCTGGCGCTCTTCTATGATTGGCTGTTCTTCAACCCTGAGAAGGACAGCATCATGAACATAG AGCCGGCCATCCTGGTGATGCATCACTCAATGAAGCCCCACCCCGCCATCACCGCCACACTGCTGGACTTCATGTGCAGG ATCATCCCTCACTTCTTTCCTCCGCTGGAGTCACAGGTCCGTCAGGGCGTCTTCAACTCGCTCACCTTCATCATGGAGAAGAGAGTGCTGGc TCATCTGGCGCCGCTGTTCGATAACCCAAAGCTGGACCGAGAGCTCCGATCGATGCTCAGGGAGAGATTCCCAGAATTCTGCAGCTCGCCCTCCCCCCCAACtgaag TTAAAATGGAGGAGGCGGTTTCCTTGGAGATGGACAACCACATGTTGGACAAGGAGGAGGGTTGCTATGACAACACAGAAGCCACTTTCAGTGACGATGAGGAGGAAGTCAACAACAAAG GAAAGAAGAGGGAGTTCCGGTTCCATCCAATCAGAGAGGCGGTGGTGGAGGAGCCCGCTGACATCACGCCCTGGCTGCACCAATTAGACGACACCATGAAGGAGAAGgtccagcagctgcagaagaACAG TGACACAGAGGCTCAGTGTGAGGTGATGCAGGAGATCGTGGATCTGATCCTGGAG GAGGACTTCGACTCAGAACAGATGTCGGCTTTGGCTTCATGTTTGGCTCAACTGTTCAGAGATCATTTCAGAGGAGACGTCCTGCCAGAGGAGATCACCGAGGA GTCTCTGGAGGAGTCCATCTCCAAGCCGGTGTGTCTGGTGTTCAGGAACCTGGTGACGATGCAGGAGGACAACAGCGGCTTCTCCGTCCTGCTGGACATGTTAGCAGAGTTCTACCAGAAGCAGCCCAAGATCGGCTACCACCTGCTGTACTACCTGAAGGCCAG caaaGCGGCTAACGGTAAGATGATGCTGTACGAGTCGTTCGCTCAGGCCACGGCGCTCGGCGACCTGCACACCTGTCTGATGATGGACATGAAGGCGTGTCAGGAGGACGACGTCCGGCTGCTCTGCTACCTCACCCCGTCCATCTACTccgag TTCCCAGACGAGACGCTGCGGAGCGGCGAGCTGCTCAACATGATCGTCGCCGTCATCGACTCCACGCAG ctgcagGAGCTGATGTGTCACGTGATGATGGGGACTCTGGTGATGTTCAGGAAGGACTCGGTACTCAACATCCTGA TCCAGTCTCTGGAGTGGGAGACCTTCGAGCAGTACAGCACCTGGCAGCTGTTCCTGGCCCACAGCATCCCCCTGGAGACCATCATCCCCATCCTGCAGCACCTCAAGTTCAAAG AGCATCCGGAGGCCTTGTCCtgtttgctgctgcagctccgaAAAGAGAA GCCCAGCGAGGAAATGGTGAAGATGGTCCTGAGTCGGCCCTGTCACCATGACGACCAGTTCACCACCAGCATCCTGAGGCACTGGGCGTCCAAGTACGACGACACGCTGGGGGAGCACGTCAAGGCCCAGCTGATCAAGAACAACAACCAGCCCCGCAAGAGGCAGAG CCTCCGGAGCTCCAGCAGCAAACTGGCTCAGCTGACGCTGGAGCAGATCCTGGAGCACATGGACAACCTGAGACTGAGTCTGAGCAACACCAAGAACAACT TTTTCACCCAGACGCCGATCCTTCAGGCTCTGCAACACGTTCAGGCCAGCTGTGATGAAGCACACAAGATGAG gTTCAGCGACCTCTTCGCCCTGGCTGAGGAGTATGAGGACTCCCAGGCGAAGCCCCCAAAGTCACGCCGTAAGGCGCCGGCGTCGTCGCCTCGCTCGCGGAAAGGAGCGGCCCCGCCCACCAACAACGAGGAGGAGAGCGCCTCCAGCAGCGCGTCG gaggaggaggactcgAAGCCCAAAGCACCCAAACGGAAGAGGAAAGGCTCTTCGGCCGTCGGCTCCGACAGCGACTGA
- the LOC137607100 gene encoding C2 calcium-dependent domain-containing protein 4A-like has product MSALRSGSFLQTLVLTPDRIPDFLVPPRSPLRLLSPRFHRRSPLRTRLLSDHDDGPDGTPPGDQPGGGVRLLVPSLRVRGQRRSDTDASTRAAMSLPHVEKVTTPYGFHAVLAETPSMHQGEALFHNPLALNSVDPPVPPGPRRSPASRLRPVKALCLQVKEELKKPAAALKALSPAHRRTRLT; this is encoded by the coding sequence ATGTCGGCCCTTCGATCCGGAtccttcctccagactctggttCTGACTCCGGACCGGATTCCGGACTTTCTCGTCCCGCCACGCAGTCCGCTCCGCCTCCTCTCTCCTCGGTTCCACCGGCGCTCGCCGCTCCGGACCAGACTCCTGTCTGACCACGATGACGGTCCAGACGGGACCCCCCCCGGAGACCAACCCGGCGGCGGCGTCCGACTGTTGGTGCCATCGCtgcgggtcagaggtcaacgcCGCTCTGACACGGACGCGAGCACACGCGCGGCCATGTCGCTGCCGCACGTGGAGAAGGTGACCACACCCTATGGCTTCCACGCCGTCCTGGCTGAGACCCCCAGCATGCACCAGGGGGAGGCGCTGTTTCACAACCCGTTGGCACTGAACTCGGTGGACCCTCCTGTTCCTCCGGGTCCGAGGAGATCGCCGGCGAGCCGCCTCCGGCCCGTTAAGGCTTTGTGTCTgcaggtgaaggaggagctgaagaaacCAGCAGCTGCCCTGAAGGctctaagccccgcccacaggagGACACGCCTCACCTGA
- the LOC137607062 gene encoding tubulin alpha chain — MRECISVHVGQAGVQIGNACWELYCLEHGIQPDGQMPSDKTIGGGDDSFNTFFSETGAGKHVPRAVFVDLEPTVIDEVRTGIYRQLFHPEQLITGKEDAANNYARGHYTIGKEHIDLVLDKIRKMADQCTGLQGFLIFHSFGGGTGSGFTSLLMERLSVDYGKKSKLEFSVYPAPQVSTAVVEPYNSILTTHTTLEHSDCAFMVDNEAIYDICRRNLDIERPSYTNLNRLISQIVSSITASLRFDGALNVDLTEFQTNLVPYPRIHFPLATYAPVISAEKAYHEQLTVAEITNACFEPANQMVKCDPRHGKYMACCLLYRGDVVPKDVNAAIATIKTKRSIQFVDWCPTGFKVGINYQPPTAVPGGDLAKVQRAVCMLSNTTAIAEAWARLDHKFDLMYAKRAFVHWYVGEGMEEGEFSEAREDMAALEKDYEEVGADSADVEHDEEY, encoded by the exons ATG CGTGAGTGTATCTCTGTGCACGTCGGACAGGCCGGTGTTCAGATCggcaatgcatgctgggagctgTACTGCCTGGAACACGGGATCCAGCCAGACGGACAGATGCCCAGCGACAAAACCATCGGCGGAGGAGACGATTCCTTCAACACCTTCTTCAGCGAGACCGGAGCCGGGAAACACGTCCCCAGAGCGGTGTTTGTGGACCTGGAGCCCACTGTCATCG ACGAGGTGCGGACGGGGATTTACCGACAGCTGTTCCACCCCGAACAGCTGATCACCGGCAAGGAAGACGCCGCCAACAACTACGCCCGCGGACACTACACCATCGGTAAAGAACACATCGATCTCGTGCTGGACAAGATCCGCAAAATG GCCGACCAGTGCACTGGACTCCAGGGCTTCCTGATCTTCCACAGCTTCGGCGGCGGCACCGGCTCCGGTTTCACCTCCCTGCTGATGGAGCGTCTGTCCGTCGACTACGGGAAGAAGTCCAAGCTGGAGTTCTCGGTCTACCCGGCCCCCCAGGTGTCCACTGCCGTGGTGGAGCCCTACAACTCCATCCTGACCACCCACACCACCCTGGAGCACTCCGACTGCGCCTTCATGGTGGACAACGAGGCCATCTACGACATCTGTCGCCGGAACCTGGACATTGAGCGCCCCAGTTACACCAACCTGAACCGTCTGATAAGTCAGATCGTCTCCTCCATCACGGCGTCGCTTCGCTTCGACGGCGCCCTGAACGTGGACCTGACGGAGTTCCAGACCAACCTGGTGCCCTACCCCCGGATCCACTTCCCCCTGGCCACCTACGCCCCGGTCATCTCGGCGGAGAAGGCGTACCACGAGCAGCTGACGGTGGCGGAGATCACCAACGCCTGCTTCgagccagccaatcagatggtGAAGTGTGACCCCCGCCACGGTAAATACATGGCATGCTGCCTGCTGTACCGGGGGGACGTGGTGCCCAAAGACGTCAACGCGGCCATCGCCACCATCAAGACCAAACGCTCCATCcagtttgtggactggtgccccACCGGCTTCAAGGTGGGCATCAACTACCAGCCCCCCACCGCCGTCCCCGGGGGGGACCTGGCCAAGGTGCAGAGGGCGGTGTGCATGTTGAGCAACACCACCGCCATCGCCGAGGCCTGGGCTCGCCTGGACCACAAGTTTGACCTGATGTATGCCAAGAGGGCCTTCGTCCACTGGTACGTGGGGGAGGGCATGGAGGAGGGGGAGTTCTCCGAGGCCAGGGAGGACATGGCGGCGCTGGAGAAGGACTACGAGGAGGTGGGGGCCGACAGCGCTGACGTAGAGCATGACGAGGAATATTAG